One genomic window of Cupriavidus sp. P-10 includes the following:
- a CDS encoding LysR family transcriptional regulator: protein MNTKQLESFLTIAKLGSFAAAAERLHVTQSTISARIQELEETLGVALFDRSQRQVHLTPKGRDLIAYAQQVSDLFAEIKEQIASTNSMTGVVRVGVTELVALTWLSHFAKLVRKEYPGILLEFAVGLNPFLLEGIRSGELDIAVIAGPTSDTELCASHLGNVHFYWMCGSTFELPEGTLNARDLRKLPIIYQGTDSFTTQVTNRWLGLPTMKRQRGTSCNSLAAVKSLTVAGVGISLLPDGIFADSLASGELAKLSTDPPGLDMPFTVIYLERSSSKLFAEIASLCKVSSSFN, encoded by the coding sequence GTGAACACGAAGCAGTTAGAAAGTTTTCTGACGATTGCAAAATTAGGAAGCTTTGCCGCCGCCGCGGAGCGCCTTCATGTTACGCAGTCGACTATCTCGGCCAGAATTCAGGAACTGGAGGAAACGCTTGGCGTTGCACTGTTTGACCGCTCGCAACGGCAAGTCCACCTCACGCCAAAAGGTAGAGACCTGATCGCGTATGCGCAACAGGTTTCAGATTTGTTCGCTGAGATCAAAGAACAAATTGCATCTACGAATTCAATGACAGGGGTAGTAAGAGTCGGCGTTACGGAACTCGTTGCATTGACGTGGCTCTCTCACTTTGCAAAGCTGGTTCGCAAAGAATATCCAGGCATACTTTTAGAATTCGCCGTCGGCCTCAATCCATTTCTTCTGGAGGGAATTCGAAGCGGAGAATTGGATATTGCCGTTATCGCAGGGCCCACTTCCGACACCGAGCTATGTGCTTCACATTTGGGAAATGTGCATTTCTATTGGATGTGCGGATCTACTTTCGAGTTGCCTGAAGGAACCCTCAATGCCCGCGACTTGCGCAAGCTTCCCATTATCTACCAAGGCACCGATTCTTTCACCACGCAAGTAACCAATCGATGGCTTGGTCTGCCAACCATGAAGCGGCAGCGCGGAACGTCTTGCAACAGTTTAGCCGCCGTCAAGTCGCTCACAGTCGCCGGTGTAGGTATAAGCCTATTGCCCGATGGAATTTTTGCAGACTCGCTAGCCTCGGGCGAGCTTGCAAAACTTTCGACCGATCCGCCGGGCCTAGATATGCCATTCACGGTGATCTACTTAGAGCGCTCGTCGTCAAAACTCTTTGCCGAAATCGCCTCGTTATGCAAAGTTTCGAGCTCGTTCAACTGA
- a CDS encoding plasmid pRiA4b ORF-3 family protein: MRAWLAIRGRRSPSFNFEALRGLSPPVWRRGLVPEHLTLGQLHHVIQGVMGWADEHLHTFSIRGKRYGAAQEGVLQFSTVANELPLTAFHLREHEGFVYVYDFNAWWRHEIRMERRMLRYQPGQLPRCVAGCGPCPPEDMGGIEKYLEARDERSGYEFFDWLESLREERIVLEDLRDEVDGWLTWLGRRFDRQIVNDRLRELEG; encoded by the coding sequence ATGCGCGCATGGCTTGCGATCCGGGGCCGGCGATCTCCGTCCTTCAACTTCGAAGCTCTGCGCGGCTTGAGCCCGCCGGTTTGGCGGCGCGGCCTCGTTCCCGAGCACTTGACGCTCGGACAATTGCACCATGTCATTCAGGGCGTCATGGGCTGGGCCGACGAACATCTGCACACGTTCAGCATTCGTGGCAAGCGTTACGGCGCAGCTCAGGAGGGCGTCTTGCAGTTCAGCACAGTGGCAAACGAACTGCCGCTGACCGCGTTTCATCTCCGCGAACACGAAGGCTTCGTCTATGTGTATGACTTCAACGCGTGGTGGCGCCACGAGATACGCATGGAGCGGCGTATGTTGCGGTACCAGCCTGGGCAGTTGCCCCGTTGCGTGGCGGGTTGCGGGCCATGCCCGCCCGAGGACATGGGCGGGATCGAGAAGTATCTGGAGGCCAGGGACGAACGCAGTGGGTATGAGTTCTTCGATTGGCTCGAGTCGCTGCGCGAGGAGCGAATCGTGTTGGAAGACCTACGCGATGAGGTCGACGGGTGGCTGACTTGGCTGGGTCGTCGCTTTGACCGTCAGATCGTCAATGATCGGTTGCGAGAACTCGAGGGGTAG
- a CDS encoding MFS transporter: MKLLSPNPKAVIVVGQLLGTSLWFSPNSAVESLSYAWNLTTAQFGQLTSCTQFGFIIGTLVLAVTGLADRFSASRIFAIASVLGALFNGVFALGASDLGDAMVVRFLVGLCLAGIYPLGMKMIIGWTRGNAGSALGQLVAMLTLGSALPHLVRAAGGGLPWQLVVLTSSALAVLGGLAVLALGDGPFLPPRRVGRLSWGASIGAFRSRSFRAAACGYFGHMWELYAFWTLVPFFVADALKGSDVERGVSGYVPAVAFMVIAVGAFGCLLAGRLSNRFGSQSVAATALAVSGIMCIVYPLIRPYGAVVSLIALLVWGIAVIADSAQFSAASAQACPPELVGGALAIQNSFGFAITIVSIMLVTSSFPSQGIYVAWYLAPGPLVGLLFLLPSLRAAKGQPSSSTA, from the coding sequence ATGAAGCTGCTCAGTCCGAATCCTAAAGCGGTTATCGTCGTCGGCCAGCTGTTGGGCACGTCGCTCTGGTTCAGTCCAAACAGCGCTGTCGAAAGCCTTTCGTATGCTTGGAATCTAACTACGGCACAATTCGGGCAATTGACGAGTTGTACTCAATTCGGGTTCATCATCGGAACGTTAGTGCTTGCCGTCACCGGTTTGGCAGATCGCTTTTCAGCAAGCCGGATATTCGCTATCGCTAGCGTCCTGGGAGCACTCTTCAATGGAGTTTTCGCGCTGGGGGCGAGTGACCTTGGCGACGCGATGGTCGTTCGGTTCTTGGTCGGTCTCTGTCTCGCGGGGATTTACCCGCTTGGCATGAAAATGATCATCGGATGGACTCGGGGTAACGCCGGGTCGGCCTTGGGACAACTTGTGGCGATGCTGACACTGGGTTCGGCACTGCCGCACCTCGTGCGCGCCGCCGGGGGAGGCTTGCCTTGGCAACTGGTAGTGCTCACCTCCAGCGCATTGGCAGTGTTAGGCGGGCTTGCCGTTCTGGCGCTGGGAGACGGCCCGTTCCTCCCACCCCGACGCGTAGGGAGGCTCTCCTGGGGCGCCTCCATCGGAGCGTTCCGAAGCCGCTCCTTTCGCGCCGCAGCGTGCGGCTATTTCGGGCACATGTGGGAGCTTTACGCGTTTTGGACGCTAGTCCCCTTCTTTGTCGCGGATGCTTTGAAAGGCAGCGATGTAGAGCGAGGTGTTTCGGGCTATGTACCTGCCGTGGCATTCATGGTTATAGCTGTCGGTGCCTTCGGCTGCCTGCTCGCTGGCCGCTTGAGCAATAGGTTTGGGAGCCAGTCCGTCGCTGCCACCGCGCTGGCTGTCTCGGGGATCATGTGTATCGTCTACCCCCTCATCCGACCCTACGGAGCAGTGGTAAGCCTTATCGCACTGTTGGTCTGGGGAATCGCCGTTATTGCGGATTCCGCGCAGTTTTCAGCAGCCTCTGCCCAGGCCTGCCCGCCCGAGCTTGTTGGCGGTGCGCTTGCGATTCAGAACAGTTTCGGTTTTGCGATAACCATTGTCTCAATCATGTTGGTCACGTCGAGCTTTCCGTCGCAAGGCATCTATGTGGCGTGGTACCTGGCTCCAGGACCGCTAGTGGGATTGTTGTTCCTCCTCCCTTCTCTGCGTGCCGCCAAAGGCCAACCATCTTCCTCGACCGCTTGA
- a CDS encoding PDR/VanB family oxidoreductase, protein MDLIVERPPAAIPAGTKATGKFPVSIRSISQLAADIRAFELVDPTGAPLPAFSAGAHIDVLLPSGLIRQYSICSDPTDVSRYVVAVLKDPAGRGGSVGMHQLTAGDHLLISAPRNHFPLASAATHHVFVAGGIGITPIRSMMTAALARGNTFQLYYCTRSPERTAFLEELLPLMKACVAVVHHDDGNPANGLDLSAVLREQPAGAHLYYCGPSRFMDAVDASSAHWVPGTRHCERFSPPKAAASAMPDAADAPFDICLARCGKTFTVPPGKTIVQILRENAIDVDVSCEEGYCGTCMTRYLHGDPIHRDSVLDEDDQQEFVMICCCRARSEILTLDL, encoded by the coding sequence ATGGACCTCATCGTCGAAAGACCGCCTGCCGCAATCCCTGCAGGGACAAAAGCAACTGGGAAGTTCCCCGTTTCGATCCGTTCAATTAGCCAGCTCGCTGCCGACATCCGCGCATTCGAGTTGGTAGACCCGACTGGCGCGCCATTGCCGGCTTTCTCCGCCGGCGCACATATCGACGTACTCCTCCCGTCCGGCCTGATTCGCCAGTACTCGATTTGCAGCGATCCAACCGATGTCAGCCGCTACGTCGTCGCGGTGCTAAAGGATCCTGCGGGGCGTGGCGGCTCGGTGGGAATGCATCAGCTCACCGCCGGAGACCACCTGCTGATCTCGGCGCCACGCAATCACTTTCCGTTAGCGAGCGCGGCTACGCACCACGTCTTCGTAGCCGGTGGTATCGGCATCACCCCCATTCGTTCCATGATGACCGCCGCGCTAGCGCGGGGCAACACGTTCCAACTGTATTACTGCACGCGCTCCCCGGAGCGTACGGCTTTTCTTGAGGAACTACTTCCGCTCATGAAAGCCTGCGTTGCAGTGGTCCACCATGACGACGGCAATCCCGCGAACGGGCTGGACCTGAGCGCAGTCCTGCGCGAACAGCCGGCGGGTGCGCATCTCTACTATTGCGGCCCCTCCCGCTTCATGGATGCCGTCGATGCCAGCTCCGCGCACTGGGTGCCCGGCACCCGGCACTGCGAGCGCTTCTCGCCCCCCAAAGCGGCCGCCAGCGCAATGCCGGACGCTGCGGATGCACCGTTCGACATCTGCCTCGCCCGCTGCGGCAAGACCTTCACGGTGCCGCCGGGGAAGACGATCGTCCAGATCCTGCGGGAAAACGCAATCGACGTCGACGTCTCCTGCGAGGAAGGCTACTGCGGTACCTGCATGACGCGATATCTGCACGGTGACCCCATCCATCGTGACAGCGTCCTCGACGAGGACGACCAGCAGGAGTTCGTCATGATCTGCTGCTGCCGCGCCCGAAGCGAAATCCTGACCCTTGACCTGTAG
- a CDS encoding MFS transporter — METINISTAPGAVDLSAPRVDDSKHTLADRKRSLKAAAVGNILEWYDWTIYGTFSVYLAANFFSKSDPTSALLSTLAIFAGGFLARPIGGFVFGRLADGKGRRLALVTTMVLLAAASLGIALLPSYAEIGSWASLALFLMRVIQGFAHGGESGVSYVYVAEIAPKEKRGLWASSVYVSVILGVMLATGVAAALSANLSSEEMNSWGWRVGFGIGAVLGIYALFMRRKAVETEAFSALHKKQAKGEQSKPLSKGEIAKFTIRVIALNAAMNVWYYIWVAFAPAMAIAIHKMDAKGAYVASLCAQALTLLFLPIFGAMSDRIGRRRTMLIFASLIAVMVIPIQMFLTNQPWTLFVAQALGLVIWTIGVAHYPALMAELVPGRVRGVGVGILTSLAVGLFGGTAPYLNTWTQSIGASWLFQAYIIVLAIITIIAAVSMKETAGSELKS; from the coding sequence ATGGAGACAATCAATATTTCTACCGCCCCCGGTGCAGTGGATTTGTCAGCCCCTAGAGTCGATGACAGCAAACATACACTCGCGGATCGAAAGCGGTCCCTCAAGGCCGCCGCAGTTGGCAATATTCTCGAATGGTACGACTGGACTATCTACGGCACGTTCTCTGTCTATTTGGCAGCGAATTTCTTCAGTAAGTCGGATCCCACTTCTGCACTGCTGTCGACGCTTGCGATCTTCGCGGGTGGCTTCCTCGCGCGGCCCATCGGCGGCTTTGTTTTCGGCCGACTAGCGGATGGTAAAGGCAGGCGTCTTGCGCTGGTCACTACGATGGTGCTGCTTGCCGCGGCAAGCTTGGGCATTGCTTTGCTACCGAGTTATGCCGAGATTGGATCTTGGGCGTCGTTGGCCCTGTTTCTAATGCGCGTAATTCAGGGCTTTGCGCATGGCGGCGAATCCGGTGTGTCGTACGTGTATGTGGCCGAAATCGCGCCGAAAGAGAAGCGTGGTCTGTGGGCGAGTTCCGTCTACGTGAGCGTCATCCTCGGAGTGATGCTGGCGACCGGCGTCGCTGCCGCTCTCAGCGCCAATCTTTCGAGCGAGGAGATGAACTCCTGGGGGTGGAGAGTGGGATTTGGGATTGGCGCGGTCCTCGGCATCTATGCGTTGTTCATGCGGCGCAAGGCGGTTGAGACTGAGGCCTTCTCCGCGCTGCATAAGAAGCAAGCGAAAGGCGAGCAGAGCAAACCGCTGTCGAAAGGCGAAATCGCGAAGTTCACCATTCGCGTCATTGCGCTGAACGCGGCAATGAATGTTTGGTACTACATCTGGGTGGCCTTCGCTCCTGCGATGGCAATTGCAATCCATAAGATGGATGCAAAAGGTGCCTACGTGGCAAGTCTTTGCGCCCAGGCACTCACATTGCTTTTTCTGCCGATCTTCGGCGCGATGTCGGACCGCATTGGTCGTCGTCGGACGATGCTGATCTTCGCTTCGCTCATTGCTGTGATGGTGATCCCGATCCAGATGTTCCTGACCAATCAACCTTGGACGCTCTTCGTGGCGCAAGCCCTCGGGCTTGTCATATGGACTATCGGCGTCGCCCACTATCCGGCTTTGATGGCTGAGCTTGTTCCCGGGCGAGTGCGTGGAGTGGGTGTCGGCATTCTCACGTCGCTGGCAGTCGGTCTCTTTGGCGGCACAGCCCCCTATCTCAACACCTGGACACAGTCCATTGGGGCGAGCTGGCTGTTCCAAGCGTACATCATTGTGCTGGCGATCATTACGATCATTGCAGCGGTGTCCATGAAGGAAACGGCTGGTAGCGAGCTTAAGAGCTAA
- a CDS encoding flavin reductase family protein, which yields MDTPPNTNTVDLRRFAGRFPTGVAVITTRDSEGKSHGITMSAVTSLSLTPPLFLICLNNSSNTLGAITLSGHFCINFLASEQTDICKIFASKSEEKFQNVHHTIGAVGSPLIDGALAQGECIVENTISEGDHTIVVGRLERTHVHDKEPLVYYGGQLTALAELEAA from the coding sequence ATGGACACGCCCCCCAACACCAACACTGTCGATCTTCGCCGTTTCGCCGGTCGCTTTCCTACGGGAGTCGCGGTTATCACAACGCGAGACAGCGAGGGCAAGTCCCACGGCATTACGATGAGTGCCGTCACGTCCTTGTCCTTGACTCCGCCACTCTTCCTCATCTGCCTCAACAACTCGTCCAACACTCTCGGCGCCATCACACTCAGCGGCCACTTTTGCATCAACTTTCTGGCTTCTGAGCAAACCGACATCTGCAAGATCTTTGCCTCGAAGAGCGAGGAGAAATTTCAGAATGTCCACCATACGATCGGCGCCGTCGGCAGCCCGCTGATTGACGGGGCACTCGCTCAAGGTGAGTGCATTGTCGAAAATACCATCTCCGAAGGCGACCACACCATTGTCGTCGGTCGGCTCGAACGCACGCACGTCCACGACAAGGAACCGCTGGTGTACTACGGCGGACAGCTCACCGCTCTCGCTGAGCTCGAAGCAGCCTAA
- a CDS encoding LysR family transcriptional regulator encodes MTLQQLETFYWIVQLDGFAPAAERLCATQSTVSMRLRELERSLGVELFDRTQRKARLTPRGREVLDYATRILNLSSELSHRVAAPDSVSGTIRMGVAEVVSISWLPALIQTIAREYPQVRLEIDEALTSDLMDSLAQGELDLVLAPGHTRMHDVSAISLGTVEFAWMASPGLVSARDVHTPTQLAQYPIIGLKPQSFHSAAIDAWFLRDHAHCHYLARCKSMGVAASLAMAGMGVTYLPLPNFQRQLEEGLLEIIEVANPFDPVEFVAAVSPEHTYSLPSAIAEIAQNVSEFRKQ; translated from the coding sequence GTGACTTTACAGCAACTAGAAACATTCTATTGGATTGTTCAGCTCGATGGGTTCGCGCCCGCCGCGGAACGGCTTTGCGCAACGCAATCCACCGTCTCAATGAGGTTGCGTGAGTTGGAGCGGAGCCTGGGCGTTGAACTCTTTGACAGAACTCAGCGCAAGGCTCGGCTGACCCCGCGTGGGCGTGAGGTATTGGACTATGCGACGCGCATTCTGAACCTGTCCTCGGAGCTCTCTCATCGTGTTGCGGCTCCGGATTCCGTGAGTGGCACCATCCGAATGGGTGTCGCGGAGGTCGTCTCCATCTCTTGGCTTCCCGCGCTAATCCAGACGATCGCAAGGGAGTATCCACAGGTACGATTGGAGATCGACGAGGCTCTCACCAGCGACCTGATGGATTCACTCGCCCAGGGCGAACTCGACCTGGTACTCGCCCCCGGCCATACGCGCATGCATGATGTCTCCGCGATTTCGCTCGGGACAGTCGAGTTTGCCTGGATGGCAAGTCCGGGATTGGTGTCAGCACGAGACGTCCATACGCCGACCCAACTAGCCCAGTATCCGATCATCGGGCTTAAGCCCCAGTCGTTCCATAGCGCGGCAATTGATGCATGGTTCCTGCGCGATCACGCGCATTGCCATTACTTGGCACGATGCAAGAGCATGGGAGTCGCGGCCTCTCTGGCGATGGCAGGAATGGGGGTGACTTATCTGCCCCTGCCTAATTTCCAGCGTCAACTCGAGGAAGGCTTACTGGAAATCATTGAGGTTGCCAATCCATTTGATCCAGTGGAGTTTGTCGCAGCCGTATCCCCAGAACACACCTACTCCCTTCCCAGCGCCATCGCCGAAATCGCCCAGAACGTCAGTGAATTCCGGAAGCAGTAG
- a CDS encoding NAD-dependent succinate-semialdehyde dehydrogenase, which produces MNNSIASLLKCPDLVRTQAFINGEWTDEAGGAKINIENPATGEIIATVPNLGADAAERAVEAAHAALARWRSLPAKERALRLKAWHMLVLQHEEDLATLLTAEQGKPAAEALNEIRYAASFIEWFAEEGKRVYGDTIPSHSQDTRFLVFREPVGVVAAITPWNFPSAMVTRKLAPALAAGCTVVLKPSDVTPLSALALVFLAQEAGIPKGVINVVTGGPAAIGSVLTGHALVRKLTFTGSTAVGKMLTAACAATMKKVSMELGGNAPFIVFDDADIDLAVTEAIAAKFRNAGQTCVCANRIFVQDAIYDDFVEKLTVRVSALRLGNGLLGPADQGPLIDQRAIEKVTSHVADAVERGARVTTGGSRAPGPGNFFLPTVLADVPAEALINSEETFGPVAPITRFDTEEDVIRAANATTAGLAAYAFTRDLKRFWRVSGQLEYGMVGINTGRISTEVAPFGGIKESGVGREGSKYGIDDYTELKYVCIGGLD; this is translated from the coding sequence ATGAACAACTCGATTGCAAGCTTGCTGAAGTGCCCCGACCTCGTGCGTACGCAAGCATTTATCAATGGCGAGTGGACCGATGAAGCAGGCGGTGCCAAGATCAATATTGAGAATCCGGCCACCGGGGAGATAATCGCCACCGTTCCGAATCTTGGTGCCGACGCAGCAGAGCGCGCTGTAGAGGCTGCGCATGCGGCCTTGGCGAGATGGCGCTCCCTGCCCGCGAAAGAGCGAGCCCTTCGGCTCAAAGCATGGCACATGCTCGTGCTTCAGCACGAGGAAGATCTCGCCACGCTCCTTACCGCAGAGCAGGGCAAGCCGGCTGCCGAGGCTCTCAATGAAATTCGCTATGCGGCCTCGTTCATCGAGTGGTTTGCCGAGGAGGGCAAGCGAGTTTACGGAGACACTATTCCGAGTCACTCTCAGGACACCCGTTTCTTGGTTTTCCGGGAACCAGTTGGCGTGGTAGCGGCAATTACGCCATGGAACTTCCCTTCCGCGATGGTGACACGCAAGCTTGCTCCGGCGCTGGCCGCAGGCTGCACGGTCGTCTTGAAGCCTTCCGATGTCACGCCCTTATCCGCGTTGGCCTTGGTGTTCCTTGCGCAGGAGGCCGGGATCCCGAAGGGCGTCATCAACGTCGTCACGGGCGGCCCGGCAGCGATCGGCTCAGTGCTTACCGGCCATGCTCTGGTGAGAAAGCTCACGTTCACCGGATCGACAGCGGTTGGAAAAATGCTCACTGCCGCTTGTGCCGCGACCATGAAGAAGGTTTCGATGGAACTGGGCGGGAACGCACCCTTCATCGTTTTCGACGACGCCGACATTGACCTCGCTGTGACGGAAGCGATCGCAGCAAAGTTTCGCAATGCAGGGCAGACCTGCGTATGTGCTAACCGGATTTTCGTCCAGGACGCCATCTACGATGATTTTGTGGAGAAGCTCACGGTCAGAGTGAGTGCCCTTCGTCTTGGCAATGGGCTGCTCGGACCAGCGGACCAAGGCCCTCTCATCGACCAGCGGGCAATAGAAAAGGTGACGTCCCATGTCGCGGATGCGGTAGAACGCGGCGCTCGTGTAACCACGGGCGGAAGCCGTGCTCCAGGGCCGGGTAACTTTTTCTTGCCCACCGTTCTAGCTGATGTCCCGGCCGAGGCGCTGATCAACTCCGAAGAAACGTTTGGACCCGTCGCTCCCATCACGCGATTTGACACGGAGGAGGATGTGATCCGCGCCGCCAATGCCACTACGGCGGGCTTGGCTGCCTACGCCTTCACGCGAGACTTGAAGCGCTTTTGGCGGGTTTCTGGCCAACTCGAGTATGGCATGGTGGGGATCAACACCGGCCGGATTTCCACCGAGGTTGCGCCTTTCGGCGGCATCAAAGAGTCCGGGGTGGGTCGCGAAGGCTCGAAGTACGGCATCGACGACTACACCGAACTGAAATATGTCTGTATCGGCGGCCTCGATTGA
- a CDS encoding LLM class flavin-dependent oxidoreductase has protein sequence MKKEIRINAFDMNTGVHQSQGLWRHPRDRSSEYTTLRYWQDLAKVLERGKFDGIFLADVTGVYDVYGSNCDAALRNGVQVPNCDPFLLVPAMAAVTEHLGFGVTGALSYEPPYTFARKMTTLDHLTNGRVGWNIVTGYLNSAAKASGVTKQTDHDTRYDIAEEYMELMYKLWEGSWEDGAVCRDRARGIYADPSKVHAVNHDGEYFRLNGIHLSEPSPQRTPVLYQAGSSPKGQAFAGRHAECVFVSSPTKHVLTNTVKTMRAAAVQQGRCPEDLVVFAMMNVIVGRTDEEAQEKLREYKQYASYEGALTLMSGWTGIDFSSCDPQDEVKHIRNDSMHTAIDRFTIADPNRVWTVGEVAEHLAVGGSGPVIVGSVKKVADELQQWMEETDIDGFNLAYTVAPESINDFVELVVPELQARGVYKTEYTQGTLREKLFKGSPRLVSPHPGAEYQR, from the coding sequence ATGAAAAAAGAGATTCGAATTAACGCATTCGATATGAATACGGGTGTGCACCAGTCCCAGGGTCTTTGGCGTCATCCTCGTGATCGCTCCTCCGAATACACCACCCTCAGATATTGGCAAGATCTGGCCAAAGTCCTCGAACGAGGAAAGTTTGATGGGATTTTTCTCGCAGATGTCACCGGCGTCTATGACGTCTACGGAAGCAACTGTGACGCGGCGCTGCGCAACGGAGTTCAGGTACCAAACTGTGATCCGTTCTTGCTCGTTCCGGCAATGGCCGCGGTTACGGAGCATCTTGGCTTCGGTGTAACCGGCGCGCTGTCGTACGAGCCGCCATATACCTTTGCGCGGAAGATGACGACGTTGGATCATCTCACGAACGGACGAGTGGGCTGGAACATTGTAACGGGCTACCTGAACAGTGCGGCAAAGGCTAGCGGCGTAACAAAGCAGACCGATCACGACACACGCTACGACATCGCCGAAGAGTACATGGAACTCATGTACAAGCTTTGGGAGGGTAGCTGGGAAGATGGCGCCGTGTGCCGGGATCGTGCACGCGGCATCTACGCCGATCCGTCGAAGGTGCATGCGGTCAACCACGACGGCGAGTACTTCCGCTTGAACGGTATCCATCTGTCTGAGCCGTCGCCCCAGCGAACCCCCGTTCTGTATCAAGCGGGGTCATCGCCCAAAGGTCAGGCGTTTGCCGGACGGCACGCCGAGTGTGTCTTCGTTAGCAGCCCCACAAAGCATGTGCTCACCAATACCGTCAAAACGATGCGGGCGGCAGCTGTTCAACAAGGACGTTGTCCCGAAGATCTCGTTGTTTTTGCCATGATGAACGTTATCGTGGGGCGCACCGATGAAGAAGCCCAGGAAAAGCTGCGCGAATACAAACAGTATGCCAGCTACGAAGGCGCGCTCACATTGATGTCCGGTTGGACCGGCATCGATTTCTCGTCGTGTGATCCCCAGGATGAGGTGAAGCATATTCGTAACGACAGCATGCATACCGCGATTGACCGCTTCACGATCGCTGACCCAAATCGCGTCTGGACTGTCGGTGAGGTTGCTGAGCACCTCGCTGTAGGAGGCTCTGGTCCCGTCATTGTGGGGTCCGTCAAGAAGGTAGCGGACGAACTCCAGCAGTGGATGGAGGAGACCGACATCGACGGATTCAACCTGGCCTACACAGTTGCTCCGGAAAGCATCAATGACTTCGTAGAGCTGGTCGTGCCGGAACTGCAGGCGCGGGGCGTCTACAAAACCGAATATACGCAGGGAACACTGCGAGAAAAGCTCTTCAAGGGCTCACCTCGTTTGGTCAGTCCACATCCCGGGGCTGAATACCAACGCTAA